A stretch of DNA from Sugiyamaella lignohabitans strain CBS 10342 chromosome B, complete sequence:
CTCTAATCCATGAGGGCTACAGTGTTGATAGAGTTCATGACTTGAGTAAGATTGACAAGTGGTTCCTTTACAAGTTAATGAACATTGTTaaccaacaaaagaagCTTGAAAGCATTAGCTCCTTGTACGGAATTACTCATGAAACTATGCTAGAGTCCAAGCAGTTGGGCTTTTCAGACCACCAAATTGCTCTTGCCGTTGGTTCTACCGAACTTGAAGTCCGTGCCCGCCGTACTAGCTTCGGCATTCGTCCTTTTGTGAAGAAAATCGATaccctggctgctgaaTTCCCTGCTGATACCAATTACTTGTACACCACCTACAATGCCACTGAGCATGACGTTGAATTTGATGAACATGGTATTATGGTTCTTGGTTCCGGTGTCTACCGTATTGGATCATCCGTAGAGTTTGATTGGTGTGCTGTTAGTACTGCTCGTGCTCTACGTGAAATGGGAAAGCGTACTATCATGGTTAACTACAACCCTGAAACTGTCTCCACTGATTTCGATGAAGTTGATAGACtatattttgaagaattgaGCTACGAACGTGTTATGGATATCTATGAATTGGAACATGCTAGTGGCGTTGTTGTTTCCGTCGGCGGTCAATTGCCCCAAAACATTGCTCTCAAGCTTCAAGAGCAAGGTGGTGCTAAGGTTCTAGGTACTGATCCTCGAGATATTGACCAGGCCGAGGATAGACATAAGTTCTCTTCTATTCTCGACTCTATTGGAGTTGACCAACCTGCTTGGAAGGAGTTGACCTCTGTTTCGGAGGCCAAAGATTTTGCTGATAAGGTTGGCTTCCCTGTTTTAGTTCGTCCTTCTTATGTGTtatctggtgctgctatgTCTGTTATTAGAGACGAATCTGAGCTTGAGGCTAAGTTAACCAATGCTGCCAGCGTTTCTCCAGATCACCCTGTTGTCATTACTAAGTTCATTGAGGGTGCTCAGGAAATTGATGTCGATGGTGTTGCTTCTAATGGTAAACTTTTGGTCCATGCTGTTTCTGAGCACATCGAAAACGCTGGTGTCCACTCTGGTGATGCTTCCTTGATTCTCCCTCCTGTTAACCTTGAGGAACCTATTATGGCCAGAGTTaaggagattgctgaaaAAGTTGCTAAGGCTTGGAAGATTACTGGTCCTTTCAACATGCAGATcattaaaaacaaagatGAGCTTAAGGTCATTGAATGTAACATCCGTGCTTCCCGTTCTTTCCCATTTGTTTCTAAGGTCCTAGGTACCAactttattgatattgctACCAAGGCACTTGTCAACAAAGATGTCCCAGAGCCAGTTGACTTGATGCAGAAGTCTCATGATTATGTTGCTATCAAGGTCCCTCAATTTTCATTTACTCGtttggctggtgctgatcCATTCCTTGGTGTCGAAATGGCATCAACTGGTGAAGTTGCTTGTTTTGGTAAAGATGTCATTGAAGCCTACTGGGCTGCTATTCAGTCCACCATGAACTTCAAGGTTCCCAAGCCTCCTTCTGGTTTGCtctttggtggtgatgttaCTAAAGAAGATCTGGGTTTGGTTGCCTCTACCCTTCTGCCACTTGGATACAAGTACTATGTTGCCAAGCCTGAGGTCAAGGAATATCTTGAATCCAAGCTGAATGGTGCTACTAAGATTGAAGTTATTGAGCTGCCCAAGAATGATAAGCGTAAACTTGGTGAAGTTTTTGAACAATTCAATATCCGTGGTGTTTTCAACCTTGCCAAAGCCCGCGCTGAGTCGTACACTGACGAGGACTATCTCATGCGTCGTAATGCAATTGACTTCGGTCTCCCACTTTTCAACGAACCCCGTACTGCTGTCCTTTTCGCTCAGACTTTGGCTGCTAAACTCCCTGCTCGTCTCGAAGCTCAAGCCAGCCAAAGCAAGGAGATCCCCACTGAAGTCAAAAGATGGAGTGAATTTATTGGTGGTAGATCTATTGTATAAAATGACACCTATACATACGTATATTAATACATTTACTAATGAATAAATCAAATATCAACATAGCAAGGCCCTGCCAGAATTAGTTTTGGACTGGATTCAGATCAAGGTTATCTTGATCACGTGCCTTTTGTTCGATTCGTGTTGCACCTCGGCTGTATTGTGTCATATGTATTCCAGCGGCTTAAGTGGATATCAGTGGGGGTATTAATACCGAGCTAGCGAATGTTACCCTAAGACATTGTGAAGTAGAACACTTATCAGGACAACTAGAAATCAAGTCAACTATTAATTACTTCTTAAATATGTCGCTTCTTGTCACCAATCACCCTGTTTACACACGTGTTGTCAAGCTTTTAGAGACTACCGGTAAGTTTGTTCCATTTGCGTACCACGAGAGCTTGGTTTGAGTCTTCACTATATAAGATACTAACAAGCTACAGTTGGTAGAGACAAGCTTCTTCGTTTGGTTCAGTATTTTGCTAGATTTTTGTCATATTATCTCTACAGACAAGGTTATACCAAGGTTCACATCGAGCGATGGAAAACTGTTCAGACACAGTTGGCTCTATCCCGTAAATTGTTTCGTGTTGGTAAACCCCTGGGTAACTTCAAGCTAGCTGCTACTAGCTACCACCAGAAGACTGCTGATCCCGTTCTGCGTGCTACTGCTATAATTAAGAACCTCGCTTTTGGTGGCTATTTGACTTTGGATACTCTTGTGTGGCTCCATGGTTCCAAGGTTAGACAATTCTCGCTTGAGAGATTCAGCACAATTCAAAGATCTGCTTATAAGCTGTGGGCCCTTGCTCTTTTGTCTGGAATCGTTAACAGTCTATACCGTATCCAGCAAGCATCCAAAGCCCAGGCTGCTTTATTAAGCGAAAAGGAGAAGGATGCTGCCAGCATTAAGAAGGTTGATTTGGAAAAGAAGGCTGCTGTTACACAACTTGTCTGGGACGCCTTGGATACCACTATCCCTCTCAGTGCCTTGAAATATGTTGATCTCGATGACGGTATTGTGGGTCTTGCCGGTCTTATTACTTCTTATCTTGGTCTCAAGCAGATCTGGTAGAATTATAACTCTCACATGTATTTCTCCATgtatttctatttctatatacaaaatatatGGAATGATATCATTTTTAAGCTTAACGGCCTTTATAGCTTCGTCTTAGAGTCAAGTCTGGCATCGGGCTAAACTGCAGAGCTTATCCGTGGAGTGTGGCCTGCATTTCTCCCCGCCCAAAGTACAATACGCATATTAGATTTGAATTGCATTAAAGGACTACGATAGTCTACCGATAAGAGCTGGATGTGGAACCAGCGTGCTTTAATAGAAGTCTACGACAAGATCCGAGGGAGAGTggtataaaaaaaaactactACCTGCTATTAAAAAGTAGTTGATGAGGCATTAATAGGTTatacttcttttttttggattgcATTCCCAACGATTGTCTTCACTTTTGTAGTACCATCAACATGAGCGCGCCGGCTCAGCAAAACCCAAGATCACAAGCACCAGCGGTAGCTGGTACGAGACCCCAGGGACAGACTGGTTTACAACGTCGACGTGTTTATGACTTTGCAGAGACTgctgaaaaaatattagcCAAGTATGCTGATGAGCCGGCTAGTCTTGATTTGCATATACATCATACACATTATAGATTTGGAAATCAAGAGGGCATTCTACAGAAAAACACTTCTGCTATCAAAACattttttgaatatataGCATCGGGTGAGATTCCTCCTGCAGCGACCGAAGTATTCCGTGACTCGGGAATCAGGTTTTATAGTGGTTGCATTATTGTCAAACTAATTGATCATAGAAGCCTACCTGTTCAAGCTGGACAACAGCAAGATGAACGTGAAACATCAGGCGACAGCTCCAAGTCATCAGGAACAGTGGCCAATTCtaatagcagcaccaacgTAAATGGTAATAATAAGCCGGAGGCGAGTAATTCCTCTAGCGTGGCTACGGCATCTAAATCTCCGGAACCTGCATCATACCGAGTGTTGCTTAGGCCAACGTCGTTGTCACTTTGGCATGATCTTTTATATACGGCAGATACAAGTCATGGAAGGTTCACTGACCAGCTGGCTCTTAATATGGAATCTGAAATTCTGACACTAACGCATCGTAACGTTGATCTTCGTGTTTTTGAACGACCACGGGCCacttttgaagaatattCCCTTTTTGAAACAAACAATATAGCTAAAAAGGAGATCAAAAAGACTTCTCTACCTGTTGAAGACTCCCGTAGGGATAGTCTACGACAACTGCATAAATACAGACTTACGGTACctaaaaagagaaaaggTTTACATGAAGATCTGGTTCATCATGGCACTGAGTATGAAGAGCTTATGCTCACCATGGATGACAAGCGACAGGCAACTGCGAATCCTACTGGcggtgtttctggtggACAGTTTATGAGATTGAGTTTTATTGAACAACTAcggaaaaagaaagagagaatGAGGTTATTGGGTCAACAACAGCGAATACAACAACAGGTCCAGCAACCCCAGGGAGGTGCTGTTAGTCCTGTggtttctgcttctgctcaACCTCAGCAACCCGGACAAACTCCATATGGCCAAGGAGGAATCAAGCAACCTCAGGCGCAAACCCAGGCCCAAGCTCAAGTTCAAATGCAGATGCAAATGCAAttacaacatcaacattctcaacaacacctgcaacagcagcagcaacaacaacaacagcagcagcagcagcagcagcagcatccacCACAACATCTTctacagcaacagcagcaggcagCTGCAAATGGAACCTTTATGACAGGAGCCTCGACCGTATCAATTAATAGGCCAACATCATTTTCCTCAGGGTTAGTCTTCGATAGTAATTCCGACAAGCGTAATAATGGAGGAAATGGGTCGGCTAGTTCACCAGGCAACAAGGCTGGTCagaaggctgctgccaagcCGAAAGGAAAACAAGCTGGTAAAACAGTGCCGGGAAAGACTATCCCTGGAAAGACCGTTCCAGGCAAAACAACAACGATACCCACAGCCAAGCCTCGGGCTCGTGCCAAAAAAGATCCTAAAGACCCTAAAGCCAAAAAGACTGTTCCAGGGTCTGTACctaataattaattaattaattaatgaATTTCAGTGTAATCCAGAACAGCTGGTGATGTACGGCTGTCATGTAACTTTATAGCTTCATGAGCAGTCGGCATTGCAAACATCTGCATCAATTACAGAAAAGCCCCGATATTGGATCGTATTTTCGTGTCACTATGTCTGGTATGGAGCCACTGGAGGTTTTTGTAACAGAGGTAGAGAGACCGAATGACTTACTTAACACACCTATCAACATTGATACGGCGAAAGTACTAGAAGTGTTTGAGTACTACAAAGATCTCAGTACTCTTCAATTTGAGACCATTGTGAAATCTCTGTTGTACAGACTAGTTCAATCTGAAAACGAGACCGCTATCCCTTTAATATGCATCACTTTAGACAGTGTGTTATTGCTGTCGAAGCAGGGGAAATGTGAGTTTTCTTTGACTCATGGCCTTATAGAAGATCTGTTTGAGATTCAGACGATTTCTTGGTGCCAAACGTTTTGGCCTTATCTCATTTCAAGAGAGTCTCAGATAGCCCGTAATCTTTCCGGTATGAAGGCCCCTGGAACAACCCTTATTCGCCTGTGTAATTCCTTGGTCCGGCGGCTTTCAAAAAGTCGAGATGGGGAATTCTCTGGTCAGATCGCCATGTTCTTAGCTCGTGCGTTCCCTCTAAATGAAAAGTCCGGTTTGAACATGAGAGGAACATTCAATGTCGAAAATGTGACGATATATGAATCAGCACCACCTGCTGTTCCTAATTCTTTGGAGTCTTTATCAATGGAAGTCGATGAGAATCAACAAGAAGAGACGATAAAGGAGACTGAGGAAGGCCAACTTGTGACGGGTGACCCTTCGACAGCTCCAGGAGAGGCTGATAAGACTGCACCATCTGGAGACGAAGTCAATCCAAGTATCCCCTCACATATACAAGAATCTACACTAGATATGCCTAGTTCTACACCATCGACACCAATTCCATCTGTACTTTCAACACCATCTCCAGAAGACACTAATTATTCAGATTTCTGGTCACTACAGTCCATTTTATCCAACCCAACAATTTTATTCACAAATGAGAAGGAGATGTCTCCTTTTAAGAGAAAAGTGAAAAAGGTGATGGCCCTTTTCTTAGCAACAGATGAAAAGAGTCATACCTCACATGACCCTAAACGGACAAGAAATGGGTCTCAACACGAACAGGCCACAACTCACAAAAAGCCTATTTCTCCTTCGAACCTTTCAATGGAATCTGAAAAGGCATTTGTTCCTAAATGGCTTACCAAACGAGATTTGTTCGAACTTCAACTTAAAGATGCTGCATTTAGGAGGTCATTTCTCGTTCAACTGTATATTATAAGCGATTTTCTACTCGGTCAGTCTTCAAGAGCTAAAGAATTCTGGAATTCTTTACCAGCTAGCAATCGAAGTGTAATGTTTCCATATGTGCTAAAGGGGTCAGAGaggaaatatttttcagatctAAATCAAACTATAAAGCAGCTTATCAGCGATGGTAGTTCAAAAAGTGATCTTAATAACCTTTTCGAAAAAACACTGACAACTACAATTTTCCGTGATCACAATTGGCAATATTGGAAGCTGCGCAACTGTCCCTCTTTCGAAAAGCCTTCCCTGGATGAGTCCTTGTACAGGGATATCTCAGAGAAATTTACTAGTAAACAGCAACCTCGTAAAAAATATTGGTTTTCTATGGGCACTGCAGCTTTAAGCAAAGCATGGAAAATTGAAACTGGGTTAGACAAACTGAAAGACCCTGAAAGATATGTTATTCCATCTGCAGTGGAATACTatgaaaaaataaagaaattGCGCAACCCCGATTCATCTGATGATTTAGACAATCAAAAGGACAAAGAGGAAAACTTGTCGTCTTTGACTTGGAGAGGTTTGCGAGCAGCTCGAGACCACGGTATGTGGTCCAAATTCAGTCAGGTTACTAAAGAAAGGGGATTTTCAGGACTGTTTGGAGAGCCAGATTCACATGATCAGGGGTCTGAATTGACCCGAGCAAGTTTGACCCCAGATTTTATACCAAGTGCGATCAAAGAAGATGAACAGCAGACAGTagttgataatgatgaaCCTAGCTCTAAAATCACGGACAGTACAGAAGGACTCACTGCGGTTGATGATGCTAGTGCCAATAGTACAGAAGAATCTACTACCGGTTTGAGTGTCTTACCGATACCAGAGATCGTATCAACTACGCCATTAGGAGCGGAGGATGGGGCTGGGACTCTTGTGTcatctgaaaaaaatgtgGTTACTGAATCAACAACCGCAATCGTCGAGATTTCTGTGGAGGGGGCACTAAAACGCACTGAACCAGATGGTCAACCTGACACGTCTAATGTTCCGGAGCCCAATGACGATAGTGATATTAACGAACCCCCTAAAAAACGAAGACGTAGTTCGCGAACTTCTGCCAAGCACAATGAAGACTAAGTCTTGTACATAATAGAGattctatatatattacaTTTTAGATACAAGTTTGCATGTAACGAATAAGCTAATCAAACTTGTATTTTCGactgctcttcttttccGCGCGTTGCTGTTTCATCAACAGCCGCTGGTTATTAGTCTTCTTCGAAATGGCATTCCACCGATCTATATCGTCCTGTTTCCTCTCTGGAGCAATATAAGCAGCCGAAACGATAGCCGAATGCAGTTTTCGAAAGCACAGCTCAACATTTTCGTCACGATTCCGTGTTTCTTGGCACGTAACTATTATAGAGCCTGATTTTGTAATATAAGGGAATTTACCAGGGGTTAGCTGAGACTTTATCAGAGGAGGGACCCATTTAGCATCGGTCCAAGACTGGGGATCCAATTTTATAGTCGCCTTTGTATTTAGCTTGTTCACATTCTGGCCGCCGGGACCAGAGGATCTTGCAAATGATATATTAAACGAGGGCCGTGGAATCTGATCGACTGTGAAGGCTTGCAGCCAAGTTCTATCTGACGATGAATAGCATCGTGTATTCGCATAGACAGTATAATTTATCAGATATTTGGACACTATGAGTCTGGCAGCCAAACTTATATTCAACGTTCCAAAGTTTAACCAAGGGGATAGAGGAATCCTGTGAGCGCCATTAGCCAACATGTGCAAAATTATAGGGTAATATCCACTAATTGCTTGCTGTCGTCGATCTGTTTGTTATATGCAAGTCTTTTAGCCGTGAGCCTAATTGTCCATTGGACCCGATATTCCAAAAACGAACAAGTAGGTGCAATACAATATTGTACAAATCACATCGCAATTaatccaaaaaatatccaaatgTTTTCTCGCGGTTTACGTCTTAgagctactgctgctgcaccaATTTTTAATCGAGGATTCCGGTCTTCAGTTGCCAACTTTGTCCAAGCTGGAGACAAGGTACCATCAGTTGAGGTATTTGAAGGTGCTCCGTCTAACTCTCTCAATTTGGCCAAGGAGACTTCCTCGGGTAAATACTTGATTGTTGGAGTTCCTGGTGCGTTCTCACCTGGGTGTAGTGCTCGACACGTCCCTGGTTATTATAAGAATTTCAAAGAATTCTCGGCCAAGGGCTTCAATGGTGTGTTCGTAATTGCTGTTAACGATGCTTTCGTAACTGGAGAGTGGGCTAAGACTTTAGAAGCTGCCTATTCTCCCAATTCTGCCATACGCTTTGTTGCTGACCACAGTGGCGAATTTTCCAAGGAGTGGGATACTTTGTTTGATGCTTCCAAGTTTTTCGGTAACAGTCGTACCAAGAGATATGCTGCCATTGTTGAGGACGGTGTTGTCAAGGCTGCATTTGTCGAGCCTGATTCTACCGGTATTTCTGTCTCTGAGGCAGAGTCTATTCTCGGAACTTTGTAATAAGtttatattaataaatcTCTATTCTGACTCTTCGTCGCCATCATCAATAACAATTTTTCGCTTTGGACGATATCCAGTATTTGAAGATTCGGATTCCTCTACAACTTCTTCACTATCACTATTATCTTTCgaaaaatcaaattctTTTTCAGCTCCACtatcctcctcatcttcattttcgAGTTCAGGGACGTTGgatccatttccatttgaCAAAATGGGTTAGGCTCTAGTTGGGCGACCACCTCTAGTACTAAAATCTTGAGCTTCCTTAATGGTATCTTCCAAATCTAAGGCTTCTTCTCGTGCCtctttaatttttttggccTTTGCCAGACTAAACCGCCCAGTCATTCCAATTTCATGGAGTTGGGCTGTCAAGAACTTTATACGAGCTTTATCATTGGGCAACGGATCCAAGATAGTGGGCCAACGTCGACGAACACCACATTTCAACAGCTGACTTTTGAGAgtgtttattttgttctGAGAATCAGATGACGAAACCTGAGTATTACCTCTGGGGTCTGGTGATTTATTAtgttttctctttttaaTTGGCGGAGGAGAAAGTTTCGATGATGCTTTGGTTGCTTTGCTAGGAAGTGATTCGTCAATTAattgaatattttcatcttcCGACGAGgattcagcttcttctttttgtttgctCAGATGATCCTTTTCTTTGGCTCGTGATTCGGTTTTGTTGTCTTCCGTAAATCTCTTAGATGGTTTTACTTTAGGTGCTGAGGAAACTACACCTTCCGTCACTTCAAGCTTTGCCCTCTAATACACCTTGTTAGTATAAGTAAATAATCGTCTTTAGTGTAACGCATATTTAAACCAAACTCACCACAACTTTGTCAACAACTGATTTGCTGATTGACTTCCAAGGTTCAGATTTAAAAAAGCTTGGGTCCAAACTAAGTTGACCGACTACTGTGTTCCGTATAGAGTTCACGGTGCTGGTATTAATATCCGCAACACGTGTTACTTCTTCAAGTGCAGCAACAATCTCGTCTTTATCATGATCCATTTTAGCCACTGAATTCAAGCTCTTAACTATCGATTCAGGGGATAATACAACTATCGCGTCTCCATTCCAGGACTGCgttcttatttatatgcaTATGATGGGAAGACCCTGCAGGATTTATTGTCCTCGATCCCCAGTTGAGCTAAAACTCCTTTAATATCAcagcaacaataataaagcGAGGTGGATACTTCTGACTTATAATAGATGCTATTGGTACCAATCCGTTCCTATAGAGCATTACTAAACTTTCTTAATTTCGACACGAAATACTCGACAATTATAAACATGGTTGGTCACATGACTTGTCAGTGTTCTAAGATGATGTGAGTTAGCTATCACTAACGATAGACATCACATTTACAACCTGACAATGACAAAAGAAGCAAATTCCACGATGCCGGATCAAAATAATCCGGAACTGACTAAACAATCATACAACTACGCAGTGTTGTCCCGTTATGATCCATTCATAGCTCAAATTATCTGTACTTCAGCGATTTGCAATGTGTACAAGTTTAATATCGAACAAGCCGAGTGGGATAAGATCAATTGCCAAGGCACGTTGTTTGTATATTCCAGGGCTGCCAAATCTCCAGATAACATTGGGGACTCCCAGAAGTTCCCTTACGGTCTAATAGTGCTCAATAGACTTAACGAATACAACTTTTCTCTTGGGGTGACCCCGTTGACGATATCAAAACGAACAGGCGATCCAGAGATGGAGTTCAAATTAGAAGATTCATTTATTATGGCACAAGCAGCGGATGGTGCAATGTATGGTCTATGGCTTTTTGATACAAAGGATAGAGAAACGATCTTGAACACTCTTCAGTGGTGCTTGTCGCAGTCGAtgtaaattatttttgtgACATATGCATAAATTGGCATGAACTAGACTTGTTCGAAACATATTCGTTCATTCAAAACTTCAACTCCTTAAAGGAAAACAGGAGCCCTGCATAATTTTAGAATTAAGCTAAGTAATAGGAAGGCAATTAATTGTCGGCGAATGGCATTTTCAGTGAAGGTGAGGCTTCCTCTAATTGCGTTCTGTTGTCGTCGATATGTTGAAGGAGACGGGACAGGTTGTCCTATTTTGTTATTTAAAGTATAAATCTATTGCTCTTTATGATGTAATTTATGTCAGTTATAATATTTTAGTTATAATTCCTAGTTACAAGTGATGGAATAGACTTCTAAAACTTTGTGGAGGAGATGCATGCTTTAATTAACACCTCCCAACTGCCTACAACTGCCTACTGGCGCTGGCGCGCACTtacatcaccagcagcgtAGTTTTAAACGATTTAATCTGAATCATCACATATATGCCCATCTTGAGTTCAACATTATCGTAGTCGGAAAAAGGATTCATTTATCAAGAGGTGGAAGGTGGCTGATTAGCGGTGTTTGAATCCTTGCTGAAGATTGTTGATTACCGTGTCCTCTTATTGCGAAGTTTAAGAGTGACCATCTTTGGCTGCATCCAGGACTAATTAGATCCTTTCTGATCCGTAATAGTTTTAACGATTTCAAGTTCGACATTCATACCCACTCCTATTGTATTAAATTTTCAGCATCGGTTCGAAAGTATTTGATAAGAAGCCTCTAAGTATCGTTCGTTAAAGCACACAGATCCACAATAATGTCATCTGATTCAGAAAATTCTGACTTCGAGGACCATGATTACTCAGACAtggaagatgatgatgaagaaatatTTGATGACTCTGAGTATGATGACATAGATTTTGATCTAAAGAACGATGATTCTGGGCTAGGGCCCTATCAAGTTACCTATTCTGTCAGAACTCTTTCTGATATTGAGAGTAAACAGAATGAACTGACGGAGCGCGTGGCAAATCTACTTCAACTCGACAAATCTAAAACCGCTTCATTACTTCATGCTTTCAAATGGCATGATGATGCACTTGTAGAAAGATACATGGAGGATCCTGAAAAGGTGCTGATCTCGGCTGGGGTCGGAGTTACTTATAATTCTGAGTCGAGCCAAGATGAggtcaccaccaccagctctcCCTCGTCTCCATATAGGCCAGACAAGGACTTCACTTGTTTTATATGTTGTTCATCACTTGAAGAAGACCCTGACTTGCTGATATTTGGTCTCTCATGTGGACATAGTGCTTGTTTGAATTGCTATAGGTACTATCTCACCCAAAAGATTTCGGAGGAGGGGCAATCTCGTAATATTCGATGTCCTGGCGATTCGAAGTGTGCATTGCTTGTAGATGAGCGAGCAGTAAAGGCTGTTGTCTTACCCGAGACGTACCAAAGGTACCTGTATGCTCTAGTAGCAACATTTGTTGATGGAAATCAACATTATAAGTGGTGCCCTGCTCCTGATTGTGACAATGCTATTGAATGTAATGTTGATTTTCAGGACCTGAAAAAGGTTGTTCCTTCAGTTAAATGTAGCTGCGGTCATGAATTTTGCTTTGGatgtggtgatgatgagcaTCAACCGGCAATGTGCGTTCTCGTCAAGAAGTGGCGCCAGAAGTGTAAGGACGACTCTGAAACAGCAAATTGGATTGCTGCTAACACTCATGACTGCCCTAATTGTAAAGCTGTGATTGAGAAGAACGGAGGATGTAATCATATGAAATGCCGTAAATGTAAGCATGAGTTTTGCTGGATTTGCTTTGGCAATTGGACAGAACATGGCACCGAATATTACAACTGCTCACGTTTCAAAGAGGATGGTGCATCCGAGCAAGCTCGCAATGAGCAGGAGACATCTAGGGCCTACCTGAAGCGCTACCTGCACTATTATAATCGATTCACTACCCATATGCAATCTAGGAAgttggaaaaaaaatcatatCTCAAGATgcagaagaaaatgactgATCTACAAGAAGACTCTGGCTTATCATGGATTGAAGTGCAATTTCTGAGTGATACCTTTCAAGCTCTCAATGAGTCACGTCGTGTGCTCATGTGGGCTTATGCGTTTGCCTATTATCTAGAACAGTCTAATACAACTACTATATTTGAGGATAACCAGAGTGATTTGGAAATGGCTGTTGAAAATCTGTCCGAACTTTTTGAAAAGCCTGTCTCGTACCTCGCAGAACAGAGGACACTGTTGATGGACAAGTGCAAATATGTTATCAACCGTCGGGCTGTTCTCCTAGAGTATGCTGCAAAGGGTCTAGCCGAGAATAGCTGGAGATTTAATACCAGTTTAGAAGATTAAATCTGGCTCATAGTTAGATTCTCCAGGCGATAATTTATATCCCCtacatatatatttatttatagcaTGCAAAACAAGATTTTTCTAATATTTCGGATATACTGTCTGAGCACCTCGTATTCTCTCCCAAGAAAATCTCAGCACTGAGGGAAAGGCTACAATATTATAAACCCACCTTAAAACCGGCCATCTCCGAATGATATAAGCAAAATTTATCAAATACAAATAATCTATACTGCAAAAAAGTCTATAcaatacaaaaatatatcctAGTAAACAACTAAACACCACGGCCTGTAGTCAGAGAACGAGAACGGCGAGAGAAAATAGACCCCGCACGACGACTACCGCCTGATTGTTGATCAACAGCCTGGACGCTTGTATCCATCCATCTCTGAGCCAGAAGACCCAGAACAAGAACCATGAGCAGGATGAATCCAACAATACCGAAGAACCAACCTAGA
This window harbors:
- the SPT20 gene encoding Spt20p (Subunit of the SAGA transcriptional regulatory complex; involved in maintaining the integrity of the complex; mutant displays reduced transcription elongation in the G-less-based run-on (GLRO) assay; GO_component: GO:0000124 - SAGA complex [Evidence IEA]; GO_component: GO:0000124 - SAGA complex [Evidence IDA] [PMID 9224714]; GO_component: GO:0000124 - SAGA complex [Evidence IDA] [PMID 9674426]; GO_component: GO:0046695 - SLIK (SAGA-like) complex [Evidence IDA] [PMID 12446794]; GO_component: GO:0005634 - nucleus [Evidence IEA,IEA]; GO_function: GO:0003712 - transcription cofactor activity [Evidence IEA]; GO_function: GO:0003712 - transcription cofactor activity [Evidence IGI,IMP,IPI] [PMID 8649430]; GO_process: GO:0030969 - UFP-specific transcription factor mRNA processing involved in endoplasmic reticulum unfolded protein response [Evidence IMP] [PMID 10652329]; GO_process: GO:0016568 - chromatin modification [Evidence IDA] [PMID 9674426]; GO_process: GO:0016573 - histone acetylation [Evidence IDA] [PMID 9674426]; GO_process: GO:0006355 - regulation of transcription, DNA-templated [Evidence IEA]; GO_process: GO:0006351 - transcription, DNA-templated [Evidence IEA]), with translation MSAPAQQNPRSQAPAVAGTRPQGQTGLQRRRVYDFAETAEKILAKYADEPASLDLHIHHTHYRFGNQEGILQKNTSAIKTFFEYIASGEIPPAATEVFRDSGIRFYSGCIIVKLIDHRSLPVQAGQQQDERETSGDSSKSSGTVANSNSSTNVNGNNKPEASNSSSVATASKSPEPASYRVLLRPTSLSLWHDLLYTADTSHGRFTDQLALNMESEILTLTHRNVDLRVFERPRATFEEYSLFETNNIAKKEIKKTSLPVEDSRRDSLRQLHKYRLTVPKKRKGLHEDLVHHGTEYEELMLTMDDKRQATANPTGGVSGGQFMRLSFIEQLRKKKERMRLLGQQQRIQQQVQQPQGGAVSPVVSASAQPQQPGQTPYGQGGIKQPQAQTQAQAQVQMQMQMQLQHQHSQQHLQQQQQQQQQQQQQQQQHPPQHLLQQQQQAAANGTFMTGASTVSINRPTSFSSGLVFDSNSDKRNNGGNGSASSPGNKAGQKAAAKPKGKQAGKTVPGKTIPGKTVPGKTTTIPTAKPRARAKKDPKDPKAKKTVPGSVPNN